A stretch of Mustela nigripes isolate SB6536 chromosome 6, MUSNIG.SB6536, whole genome shotgun sequence DNA encodes these proteins:
- the LOC132020370 gene encoding LOW QUALITY PROTEIN: uncharacterized protein LOC132020370 (The sequence of the model RefSeq protein was modified relative to this genomic sequence to represent the inferred CDS: inserted 1 base in 1 codon; deleted 2 bases in 1 codon; substituted 6 bases at 6 genomic stop codons), whose translation MGQTQSTPLSLLLANFKDVRARGNNMSLDIRRSRLITFCRSEWPTFGVGWPTQGTFCLPIILRVKAQVYLPGKEGHPDQVPYITVWQDLVEHPPPLGWPPFCSQKAARFSQPGRQKHEDLMPHLHPLHPSSLILKPPRPALKQKVEKQLLQSLPLREGLTALPGTLGGALRKKIHFARQIQLWLCPLERLPPPPHDTGNPRLQYWPFSTSDLYNWKAQNARFSDNPKDLIALLDSIMFTHQPTWDDCQQLLHILFTTEERERIQVEARKLVPGDDGRPTVNPDLINASFPLTRPNWDYNTAEGRGRLLIYRQTLMAGLRAAARKPTNLAKVYAVLQGKTESPAAFLERLMEAFRQFTPMDPESPENQAAVVMSFVNQAASDIKKKLQKLEDLEGKQIQDLFHIAQRVYNARDTLEDKQLKVTKEMSKVLTAFVQEESTLRGEGEPQKAQGFQRNLDPDQCSYCREKGHWAHNCPKKISIDHNHGGRNPTPLXLPEIQNRGDXGSDPLPEPRVTLQVERNSVQFLVDTGAQHSVLTRPHGEVSDKFSWVQGATGTKRYPWTTQRTVNLGTVEVTHSFLIIPDSPCPLLGRDLLTKMGAHIYFQPDGPRTSSQTLPLSILTMHLEDEHLLHQTTPPSQELNIESWLHXFPKAWAETGGMGLARHRPALFIELKPGADPVRIKQYPMPMEAKSGITPHIRRLLDSGVLRPCHSPWNTPLLPVRKPNSGDYQPVQDLREVNKWVMDIHPTVPNPYTLLSALGPTRIWYTVLDLKDAFFSLPLAPKSQDLFTFEXTDTERGISGQLTWTRLPQGFKNSPTLFDKALHEDLSEYRKQNPDITLLQYVDDLLIASDSQXACLQGTQNLLQASEKKAQICKSEVMYLGYLLKGGQRGTWVAQWLTDARKNTVLCIPXPATPRQVRELLGTAGYCRLWIPGFAEMAKPLYVASKTQQTFEWMEEAERAFQQMKKALLSAPALRLQDVSKPFHLYMDEHNGVAKAVLTQHLGPWPRPIAYLLKKLDPVAAGWPPCLQMIAATALMVKDADKLSLGQELRVTTPHAIESVLKQPPDRWMSNTRMVHYQGLLFNPTRIVYISPQALNPASLLPDPDMDAPLHDCIDFLAQVHGLREDLQDYPPEVVWFTDGSSFVCEGQSYAGAAVTSETEIIWAGALPPGTSAQKAELITLTQALKLGQGLRMTIYTDSRYAFASAHVHGAIYRERGLLTTEGKDIKNKDEVLALLAAIWAPKKLAIVHCSGHQKPSDPVSRGNNFADQTAHQVACSKVPTLPIQLPNPGPRELPPHPEYSEKDIAWMSKLPMTQVKDGWWRDMKNNIILPKAMGQEVLERIHQTTHLGSRRLQDLMRQSKLSIRNVVEKSERIATGCTACQLQNTCPHSSTTGSRERGTLPGAYWEIDFTEVKPGKYGYKYLLVFIDTFSGWTEAFPTKHETAQVVAKKLLEDILPRYGFPVMMGSDNGPAFISKVSQGLASILGVNWKLHCAYRPQSSGQVERMNRTLKETLAKLTMETGANWVALLPYALYRVHNTPYKLGFTPCEIMYGRPPPIIPKLRTDLIQSDHDNSFLFSLQALQRVHKRIWPRLRDLYATGPPSVPHQFHPGDWVLVKRHXAETLEPRWKGPFQVILTTPIAIKVDSITTWIHHTHAKPVDPLSDLIRKPNQDVSWTVDRSKDNPLKLTLCRRPDSRFPNN comes from the exons ATGGGGCAAACTCAGAGTACCCCACTCTCCCTTCTCCTGGCTAACTTTAAGGATGTTCGGGCGAGAGGCAATAACATGAGCCTGGATATCCGGAGATCAAGACTTATCACTTTCTGTCGCTCCGAATGGCCAACCTTCGGAGTAGGATGGCCCACCCAAGGCACTTTCTGCCTCCCCATAATTCTTAGGGTTAAGGCTCAGGTATATCTCCCAGGTAAAGAGGGACATCCAGACCAAGTCCCTTACATTACAGTCTGGCAGGATCTTgtggaacacccccccccccttggttGGCCCCCTTTCTGTTCCCAGAAAGCTGCAAGGTTCTCGCAGCCAGGCCGACAGAAGCACGAGGACCTCATGCCCCATCTGCACCCCCTCCACCCGTCCTCCCTGATA CTGAAGCCCCCACGCCCGGCCCTGAAGCAGAAGGTCGAGAAGCAATTGCTGCAGTCCCTGCCGCTCAGGGAGGGACTGACAGCCCTGCCGGGCACACTAGGGGGCGCACTcagaaagaaaatccatttcGCCCGGCAGATTCAACTGTGGCTTTGCCCCTTAGAGAGattgccaccccccccccatgataCTGGTAATCCCCGACTCCAATATTGGCCCTTCTCAACTAGTGATCTCTACAATTGGAAAGCCCAAAATGCGCGCTTTTCAGATAATCCAAAAGATCTCATAGCCCTTCTAGATAGCATCATGTTCACCCATCAGCCCACCTGGGATGATTGTCAGCAGCTCTTGCATATCCTATTCACTAccgaagaaagagagagaatccaggtGGAAGCAAGGAAGCTGGTTCCCGGAGATGATGGCAGACCAACCGTGAATCCAGACCTCATCAATGCGAGTTTCCCTTTAACTAGGCCCAACTGGGACTACAACACGGCCGAAGGTAGGGGACGGCTACTCATTTATCGCCAGACTCTAATGGCGGGTCTCAGGGCTGCTGCCCGCAAGCCCACCAATTTGGCCAAGGTATATGCAGTATTGCAAGGTAAGACAGAGAGTCCAGCAGCATTTCTAGAGAGATTAATGGAAGCCTTTAGGCAGTTTACCCCTATGGATCCTGAATCCCCTGAGAATCAGGCAGCAGTAGTCATGTCTTTTGTGAATCAGGCAGCatcagacattaaaaagaaattacagaaactAGAGGACCTAGAGGGCAAACAGATTCAAGATCTATTCCACATTGCACAACGGGTTTATAATGCCCGAGATACCCTGGAGGATAAGCAACTCAAAGTAACAAAAGAAATGTCCAAAGTCCTAACTGCCTTTGTCCAGGAAGAATCAACCCTTCGAGGGGAAGGGGAACCTCAAAAGGCCCAAGGCTTCCAACGCAATCTGGACCCAGATCAATGTTCATATTGTAGAGAAAAGGGACATTGGGCACATAATTGCCcaaaaaaaataagcatagacCACAACCATGGGGGACGAAACCCAACCCCACTCTAGTTACCCGAGATTCAGAATAGAGGGG GGGGTTCGGATCCCCTCCCCGAGCCCAGGGTAACTCTACAAGTGGAGAGGAATTCTGTACAATTTCTGGTTGACACCGGAGCTCAACATTCAGTATTGACCAGACCCCATGGAGAAGTTTCAGACAAATTTTCCTGGGTCCAGGGAGCCACTGGGACTAAAAGGTACCCTTGGACAACTCAACGGACTGTTAACTTAGGTACAGTAGAAGTAACTCATTCATTCCTCATCATCCCTGATAGCCCTTGCCCTCTGTTGGGAAGAGACTTACTCACCAAGATGGGAGCGCACATTTATTTTCAACCCGACGGCCCACGG ACTAGCTCTCAGACCTTGCCATTATCAATACTCACAATGCATTTGGAGGACGAACATCTACTCCACCAAACCACCCCCCCTTCCCAGGAACTCAACATCGAGTCCTGGCTTCACTGATTCCCTAAAGCCTGGGCAGAAACAGGAGGAATGGGGCTGGCTAGACATCGGCCGGCCCTCTTCATAGAGCTAAAGCCTGGGGCTGACCCCGTCCGAATCAAACAGTACCCCATGCCCATGGAAGCCAAATCGGGCATCACCCCACATATTAGACGTCTCCTGGACTCAGGTGTGCTACGCCCCTGTCACTCACCCTGGAACACACCTTTGTTACCGGTGCGTAAACCCAATAGTGGGGACTACCAACCTGTACAAGACCTAAGGGAAGTTAATAAATGGGTTATGGACATACACCCTACTGTCCCTAACCCCTATACTCTCCTCAGTGCCCTGGGGCCCACCAGAATATGGTACACAGTTCTTGACTTAAAGGATGCTTTTTTTAGCTTGCCCTTGGCCCCCAAGAGCCAGGATCTTTTCACCTTTGAATAGACAGACACTGAGAGAGGTATAAGTGGACAGTTGACATGGACTCGCCTCCCACAAGGGTTCAAAAACTCGCCCACCCTGTTTGATAAGGCCCTCCACGAGGATTTAAGTGAATATAGAAAGCAAAACCCGGATATAACACTCTTGCAATATGTAGATGATCTCTTAATAGCTTCAGATTCCCAATAGGCCTGCCTACAAGGAACTCAAAACCTCCTCCAGGCCTCAGAGAAAAAGGCCCAAATTTGCAAGTCTGAGGTAATGTACCTGGGATACTTATTGAAAGGGggacaaaggggcacctgggtggctca ATGGCTCACCGACGCCCGCAAGAACACTGTACTCTGCATTCCCTGACCTGCTACACCACGGCAGGTAAGAGAACTTTTGGGGACGGCAGGGTACTGTCGGTTGTGGATACCAGGCTTCGCTGAGATGGCCAAACCCCTGTACGTAGCCTCTAAAACTCAGCAGACCTTTGAGTGGATGGAAGAGGCAGAACGGGCTTTCCAACAGATGAAAAAGGCCCTCCTTTCAGCCCCGGCACTAAGACTGCAAGATGTATCCAAACCATTCCACCTATACATGGATGAACATAATGGGGTGGCTAAGGCGGTGTTGACCCAACATCTAGGCCCCTGGCCTAGACCCATAGCATACCTGTTAAAGAAACTAGACCCGGTAGCAGCAGGatggcctccctgcctccaaatGATAGCAGCCACCGCCTTGATGGTAAAGGATGCTGATAAACTGTCACTGGGTCAAGAATTACGAGTGACCACTCCACATGCCATTGAAAGCGTTCTCAAACAGCCCCCTGACCGATGGATGAGCAACACTCGCATGGTCCATTACCAGGGACTATTGTTCAATCCTACAAGGATAGTCTATATTTCCCCTCAGGCCCTAAACCCCGCATCACTACTGCCTGACCCAGACATGGATGCTCCCCTCCATGACTGTATTGACTTCTTAGCCCAGGTCCATGGGCTACGGGAAGACCTGCAGGACTATCCCCCTGAAGTTGTTTGGTTCACTGATGGCAGCAGTTTCGTCTGCGAAGGACAAAGTTATGCAGGGGCCGCAGTCACCTCAGAGACGGAAATTATCTGGGCTGGTGCATTGCCTCCGGGCACCTCAGCGCAAAAAGCCGAGCTAATCACCCTGACACAGGCCCTCAAATTAGGGCAGGGCCTCCGGATGACTATATATACAGACAGCCGATATGCCTTCGCCTCGGCCCACGTCCATGGGGCAATCTATAGGGAGAGGGGATTACTCACCACCGAGGGAAAGGACATCAAAAACAAGGATGAAGTTCTGGCCTTACTAGCAGCCATCTGGGCCCCTAAGAAATTGGCCATAGTACATTGTTCTGGACACCAAAAACCAAGCGATCCAGTCTCTAGGGGAAACAATTTTGCTGATCAGACTGCTCACCAAGTAGCCTGTAGCAAAGTCCCGACTCTACCAATACAACTACCCAACCCGGGACCCCGAGAACTGCCACCTCATCCGGAATACTCCGAAAAAGACATCGCATGGATGAGTAAACTCCCAATGACCCAGGTTAAGGATGGCTGGTGGCGAGATATGAAAAATAACATCATCCTCCCCAAGGCCATGGGACAAGAAGTTCTAGAGCGAATTCACCAAACAACTCATTTAGGTTCCAGACGGCTACAGGACCTTATGCGACAATCCAAACTATCTATCAGAAACGTCgttgaaaaatcagaaagaattgCCACCGGATGTACAGCTTGCCAACTCCAAAACACCTGCCCACACTCCTCTACAACTGGATCCCGAGAGAGGGGAACCCTGCCGGGAGCCTATTGGGAAATAGACTTTACAGAAGTAAAGCCTGGGAAATATGGCTATAAGTACTTACTGGTGTTTATAGATACCTTTTCAGGATGGACTGAGGCTTTTCCAACCAAGCACGAGACTGCACAGGTAGTGGCAAAGAAACTACTTGAAGACATTCTGCCCAGGTATGGCTTTCCTGTTATGATGGGATCAGACAATGGGCCAGCCTTCATCTCTAAGGTAAGTCAGGGTCTGGCTTCCATACTTGGGGTTAATTGGAAATTACATTGTGCATATAGACCCCAGAGTTCAGGACAGGTAGAAAGAATGAACAGAACCTTAAAAGAGACCCTTGCTAAATTGACCATGGAGACTGGCGCTAACTGGGTGGCTCTGCTCCCCTACGCTCTGTATCGAGTACACAACACCCCATATAAGCTGGGGTTCACACCTTGTGAGATCATGTATGGTAGGCCTCCTCCCATCATACCTAAACTCAGAACTGACCTTATCCAGTCAGATCATGATAACTCCTTTTTATTCTCCCTCCAAGCTTTACAACGAGTCCATAAACGTATTTGGCCAAGACTAAGGGACTTATATGCAACAGGACCTCCGTCTGTACCCCATCAGTTCCACCCTGGAGATTGGGTTCTTGTCAAGCGACACTGAGCCGAGACCCTCGAACCTCGTTGGAAGGGGCCCTTCCAGGTTATCCTGACTACCCCTATAGCCATCAAGGTGGACAGCATAACAACCTGGATACACCACACCCACGCGAAGCCAGTTGACCCACTGTCAGATCTCATCAGAAAACCCAACCAGGATGTCAGTTGGACAGTGGACCGCAGTAAGGACAATCCTCTTAAACTAACCCTGTGCCGAAGACCTGACTCCCGTTTCCCTAATAATTAA